The following coding sequences lie in one Heyndrickxia oleronia genomic window:
- a CDS encoding MurR/RpiR family transcriptional regulator, which yields MSKTFLNRVKNQYKELSETERYLIDYIKQHLNIIPQISIVKLSSQANVSTATIVRTMQKLGYTGFTAFKIHLKDEVDSSSEFSIVEKIDKKIQEAILKNEQEVVKTIQLLDSGTIEDALQKIIHSRKITIFARGFSELIAKEMMIKFQLLGKHCELHDDPNIIRTISKRIDKRDIVIFISLNGKTKELVEAAKNCQDNEVSTILLTANQNSPLYELCEISLVGFKSETSYFPDYEVRSRLPIQVMARIILDAYAIRTEEKMS from the coding sequence ATGTCCAAGACGTTTTTAAATAGAGTGAAAAATCAATATAAAGAATTGAGTGAAACGGAAAGATATTTGATTGATTATATTAAGCAGCATTTAAATATCATTCCGCAAATCTCGATTGTGAAATTGAGCAGTCAAGCAAATGTTTCAACTGCAACCATTGTCCGTACGATGCAAAAGCTTGGTTATACCGGATTTACAGCTTTTAAGATTCATTTAAAAGATGAAGTGGACTCCAGTAGTGAATTTTCGATTGTGGAAAAGATAGATAAGAAGATTCAAGAGGCGATTTTAAAAAATGAACAAGAAGTGGTGAAAACGATTCAGCTTCTAGATAGCGGGACAATTGAGGATGCACTGCAAAAAATCATTCATTCAAGAAAAATCACCATCTTTGCGAGGGGATTTTCCGAGCTCATCGCAAAGGAAATGATGATTAAATTCCAGCTGTTAGGTAAGCATTGTGAGCTTCATGATGACCCTAATATTATTCGAACAATTAGCAAAAGAATAGATAAAAGAGATATCGTCATTTTTATTTCATTGAATGGAAAGACCAAGGAACTAGTTGAAGCCGCAAAAAATTGCCAAGATAATGAGGTAAGCACGATCCTGCTAACAGCCAATCAAAATAGTCCATTATATGAATTATGTGAAATTTCCTTAGTTGGTTTTAAATCAGAAACATCGTATTTTCCTGATTATGAGGTACGTTCACGCCTACCAATTCAAGTCATGGCTCGTATTATTTTAGATGCGTATGCCATTCGTACGGAGGAGAAAATGAGTTGA
- a CDS encoding creatininase family protein, translating to MGKAKEILHMTRDEVAKAITSFPVAILPLGATEQHGHHLPLGTDIFLAEGISRKLSEKTGALLLPTLPFGYSWVWRDIPGTLSIQQHHVEAVIKDIAHSVSRYGIKLLVLVNGHDANNSSMKYAARELMDELDMSVIYLFYPNIESVIDMHCDSPTWHGMIHACEFETSLMLALKPELVQMDKAVSEYPKKPNLYGKSTISLGNLSQSGVYGNAILATKEKGEKMIDIFIENMTSLLFEAYERTKEE from the coding sequence ATGGGAAAAGCAAAAGAAATATTGCATATGACCCGTGATGAGGTGGCTAAAGCAATAACATCATTTCCTGTAGCCATTTTACCATTAGGAGCAACAGAACAGCATGGACATCATTTGCCATTAGGTACTGATATTTTTTTAGCTGAAGGAATATCACGAAAACTCTCAGAAAAAACGGGAGCTCTCCTCCTCCCTACGCTACCATTTGGTTACTCATGGGTTTGGCGGGATATCCCTGGTACATTATCCATACAACAACATCACGTTGAAGCCGTTATAAAAGACATTGCACATAGTGTTAGCAGATACGGGATTAAACTTCTTGTCCTAGTAAACGGGCATGATGCCAATAACTCTAGCATGAAATATGCCGCAAGGGAATTAATGGATGAACTAGACATGTCGGTGATCTATCTATTCTATCCCAATATAGAATCAGTCATAGACATGCATTGTGACTCCCCTACTTGGCATGGAATGATTCATGCATGTGAATTCGAAACATCGCTTATGCTTGCACTAAAACCGGAACTGGTCCAAATGGATAAGGCAGTAAGTGAATATCCGAAAAAACCAAACTTATACGGAAAATCAACTATTTCACTAGGTAATTTAAGTCAAAGTGGAGTCTACGGAAATGCTATTCTTGCAACAAAGGAAAAAGGAGAAAAAATGATAGATATTTTCATTGAAAATATGACTAGTTTATTATTCGAAGCATATGAAAGAACAAAAGAAGAATAG
- a CDS encoding bifunctional 4-hydroxy-2-oxoglutarate aldolase/2-dehydro-3-deoxy-phosphogluconate aldolase produces MKKDTIIAIIRGVDPGHVVEITQALLDSGISWLEVSLSEEEKGLECIRRISQAFPNQVHLGVGTVCTPSQVDASLKAGANYIITPGWDRELAKYVRSKNVTMFPGVFSPGEIMQAASLGIDTVKLFSVVNLGTSFIKNVSGPFPRMNWMAVGGVNKRNILELRSAGCSSFAIGSELVPRGATTDHLEAIKQAAISFQQLLLEECIN; encoded by the coding sequence ATGAAAAAAGATACAATCATTGCCATTATCCGTGGGGTCGACCCAGGTCATGTTGTGGAAATCACACAAGCTTTACTTGATTCTGGTATTAGCTGGTTAGAGGTATCCCTTAGTGAAGAAGAAAAAGGCTTAGAATGTATTCGAAGAATTTCCCAAGCATTTCCTAACCAAGTCCATTTAGGTGTAGGAACAGTTTGTACTCCTTCACAAGTAGATGCATCTCTTAAAGCAGGAGCAAATTACATTATTACTCCTGGCTGGGATCGCGAATTAGCGAAATATGTACGCTCAAAAAATGTAACTATGTTTCCCGGAGTTTTTTCACCCGGTGAGATTATGCAAGCAGCTAGCTTAGGTATTGACACTGTTAAACTTTTTTCTGTAGTAAACCTTGGTACCAGCTTCATAAAAAATGTATCAGGTCCTTTTCCACGAATGAATTGGATGGCAGTAGGCGGAGTCAATAAGAGAAATATTTTAGAACTAAGATCAGCTGGTTGTTCATCCTTTGCCATCGGAAGTGAACTAGTCCCAAGAGGTGCTACAACAGATCATCTTGAAGCAATAAAACAAGCTGCAATTAGTTTTCAGCAATTACTACTTGAGGAGTGCATCAATTAA
- a CDS encoding phosphotriesterase family protein, whose protein sequence is MKKIRTLLGDIEPSQLGFTYSHEHLWTNPPAQQKDRDLELTDYEASVSELWRFKKAGGNALVDATTLDYGRDAGKMRQMSIETGVHVIATTGFNKHVYFPKWVEALTIEEITQKLVRDVTIGMDGTTSKAGFLKSGSWNQLIHPLEEKVTRAVARAQLQTGAPIWLHTEAGTMGMEMLDILEEEGIDLSLVGVGHSDRNADAYYHLQLAKRGAYVQFDGSSKIKYYPDSTRVELIKNMIENGYVKQLLISGDMGRQCYLHAYGGGPGFEYIIKKFIPRLLDEGISQEDIHTIFVKNPARWLAQFEG, encoded by the coding sequence TTGAAAAAAATTAGAACTCTCTTAGGTGATATTGAACCCTCACAATTAGGCTTTACTTATAGTCATGAGCATTTATGGACGAACCCTCCTGCTCAACAAAAAGATCGTGATTTGGAATTAACGGACTATGAAGCTAGTGTTAGCGAGCTGTGGAGATTTAAAAAAGCTGGTGGAAATGCACTCGTTGATGCTACCACTTTAGATTACGGTCGTGATGCAGGAAAAATGAGACAAATGTCAATTGAGACAGGTGTTCATGTGATCGCCACTACTGGGTTTAACAAACATGTATACTTTCCAAAATGGGTTGAAGCATTAACGATAGAAGAAATCACACAAAAACTAGTTCGGGATGTAACCATTGGAATGGACGGAACAACTTCAAAAGCAGGTTTCTTAAAATCAGGTTCCTGGAACCAACTTATTCATCCTTTAGAGGAAAAAGTTACTCGTGCGGTTGCCCGAGCACAACTCCAAACGGGAGCTCCAATTTGGTTGCATACAGAAGCAGGAACGATGGGAATGGAAATGCTTGATATTTTAGAAGAAGAAGGAATTGATTTAAGTCTTGTTGGTGTTGGTCATAGCGATCGAAATGCGGATGCTTACTACCACCTTCAACTTGCTAAACGAGGAGCTTATGTGCAATTCGATGGGAGCAGTAAAATCAAATATTATCCAGATAGCACAAGAGTTGAATTAATAAAAAACATGATCGAAAACGGTTATGTGAAGCAATTGCTGATTTCTGGGGACATGGGACGTCAATGCTATCTCCACGCTTATGGCGGAGGACCTGGTTTCGAATATATCATCAAAAAATTCATTCCACGTTTATTAGATGAAGGAATTAGTCAAGAAGACATTCATACCATATTCGTTAAAAACCCAGCTAGATGGTTAGCACAATTTGAGGGGTGA
- a CDS encoding PTS ascorbate transporter subunit IIC, which translates to MLHTIASILSNPAIILGIIAAVGLIALRKSTSDIIKGTLKTVFGFIMLQQGSNIIVNALVPFSTMFTEAFGLKGIVAEDNSLVAAVQVVLGKETALILLFSFLINLVIARITKWKYIFLTGHMMFSFAGTMAIVFNLMGFSSITTIILGSIIQGISMVFFPAISQPFVRKVTGNNHVAFGFWGSSWISLSGYIGGLVGNKEKSSEDVKVPKSLDFLKDMSILMGIVMVIIYVVTSLFVDHATMQKISSGQSAIQFSIMNALTFVVGILVLLQGVRMFLGEIVPAFKGVGEKIVPGAKPALDVPIFFSFAPIAVTLGFLSALVGSLIVTFISSVLPVVVLPSVIGLFFMGGAAGVFGNSTGGRRGAIVAGFVLGLSWSLLIAITYPLINLEGYGIEGLWFASPDAIIVAVIIRLVGMLFGIH; encoded by the coding sequence ATGCTACATACGATTGCATCGATACTAAGTAACCCAGCTATCATTTTAGGGATAATCGCAGCAGTCGGTCTTATTGCCTTACGGAAATCAACCTCCGACATAATAAAAGGCACCTTAAAAACCGTCTTTGGCTTTATTATGCTACAACAAGGTTCAAACATCATTGTCAATGCACTTGTCCCTTTTAGCACGATGTTTACAGAAGCATTTGGATTAAAAGGAATTGTAGCCGAAGATAATTCCTTAGTCGCCGCTGTACAGGTTGTTCTAGGAAAGGAAACTGCTCTTATCCTTTTATTCTCTTTTCTTATTAATCTTGTCATTGCACGTATTACAAAATGGAAATATATTTTCTTGACCGGGCATATGATGTTTTCGTTTGCAGGAACGATGGCCATCGTTTTTAATCTGATGGGATTTTCAAGTATCACTACCATTATTCTAGGATCTATAATTCAAGGAATCTCCATGGTATTTTTCCCTGCTATCTCTCAACCATTTGTTCGCAAAGTAACTGGAAACAACCATGTTGCATTCGGTTTTTGGGGAAGCTCTTGGATTTCACTCTCAGGCTACATTGGAGGTCTTGTTGGCAATAAAGAAAAGTCCTCCGAAGATGTGAAAGTACCTAAGTCACTCGACTTTTTAAAAGATATGAGTATTCTGATGGGAATTGTTATGGTCATCATCTATGTTGTAACTTCTTTATTTGTTGATCATGCGACGATGCAAAAAATATCTAGCGGACAAAGTGCTATTCAATTTTCAATTATGAATGCTCTAACCTTCGTTGTCGGAATATTAGTACTTCTCCAAGGAGTTCGGATGTTTCTTGGTGAAATTGTCCCTGCATTTAAAGGTGTTGGGGAAAAGATTGTTCCCGGTGCAAAACCTGCACTTGACGTTCCGATTTTCTTCTCATTCGCACCGATTGCCGTGACACTTGGTTTCCTATCTGCATTAGTGGGTAGTTTAATTGTCACTTTTATATCTAGTGTATTACCAGTAGTTGTACTTCCATCTGTTATTGGATTGTTCTTCATGGGGGGAGCGGCTGGAGTATTTGGAAATTCAACAGGTGGGCGAAGAGGAGCCATTGTTGCCGGTTTCGTTCTTGGTCTTTCATGGTCGTTATTGATTGCTATTACATACCCTCTTATTAACCTAGAAGGATACGGAATTGAAGGGCTATGGTTTGCTTCTCCAGATGCGATCATTGTTGCTGTTATTATTCGTTTAGTTGGGATGTTATTTGGAATTCATTAA
- a CDS encoding PTS sugar transporter subunit IIB, giving the protein MRIVAVCGMGFGTSLMLLMDVQAIAKKHGFHVDGEATDLGSAKGKSCDFMVAASEIASELSAETVEVVSINNLLDKEEIEEKVMPVIIRLSKGGN; this is encoded by the coding sequence ATGAGAATTGTAGCAGTCTGTGGAATGGGATTTGGAACAAGCTTAATGTTATTAATGGATGTTCAGGCTATAGCAAAGAAGCATGGATTTCATGTAGATGGAGAGGCCACAGATCTTGGCTCTGCCAAAGGGAAATCTTGTGATTTTATGGTAGCTGCTAGTGAAATTGCTTCCGAGTTATCTGCTGAGACCGTTGAGGTTGTTTCGATTAATAATTTACTAGATAAAGAGGAGATTGAAGAGAAAGTTATGCCCGTAATTATACGTCTCTCTAAGGGAGGAAACTAA
- a CDS encoding PTS sugar transporter subunit IIA, translated as MIIPINHELIELDVPAESAEAAIQKAGELLVQAGKVEASYVEAMIKGYQDVGPYIVLAPGIAIPHARPEHGVNEQCISVIRLEKEVVFGHPSNDPVRLVCSIGGVDSTSHIGMLQALSGILGNKEKLHVLLTTDNKEEFLSVF; from the coding sequence ATGATCATTCCTATTAACCACGAATTGATTGAACTCGATGTACCGGCAGAATCAGCTGAGGCTGCTATACAGAAGGCTGGGGAATTACTCGTGCAAGCAGGGAAAGTTGAAGCTAGCTACGTAGAGGCAATGATTAAAGGGTATCAGGATGTTGGGCCCTATATTGTATTAGCACCTGGAATCGCAATTCCACATGCACGACCGGAGCATGGTGTAAATGAACAATGTATTTCCGTTATTCGCTTAGAAAAGGAAGTTGTATTTGGTCACCCCTCCAATGACCCAGTTAGGTTGGTCTGTTCCATTGGAGGAGTTGATAGTACCAGTCATATCGGAATGCTCCAAGCATTATCAGGTATTTTAGGTAATAAAGAAAAACTACATGTTTTATTAACAACAGATAATAAAGAAGAATTTTTATCTGTCTTTTAA
- a CDS encoding GntR family transcriptional regulator, translated as MLDRNSKTPLYQQLKITLLKYIEENLNEGDSLPIESEIEKMYGVSRITVRKTIEDLEKDGIVMKHQGRGTFVQSKKIIQDAGTITSWTEEMKSKGKTIETINLHISEIEPSRKLIGELKLDKGEKIICLRRIRCADGEPIAIMVNYIRSKYVPGFLEKGLTKESLYEELEVDYQIQLESARERIQARIATDLEAVELHIPPYSAVLHITRTSFLPDGTPFEVVEMTNRSDRYQYDIHLNGRNKYKS; from the coding sequence ATGTTAGATAGAAATTCCAAAACACCATTGTATCAACAATTAAAAATCACATTATTAAAATATATCGAGGAGAATTTAAATGAAGGAGATTCTCTCCCGATAGAATCTGAGATTGAAAAAATGTATGGCGTTAGCCGTATTACGGTTAGAAAAACAATCGAGGATCTAGAAAAAGACGGAATTGTAATGAAGCATCAAGGCAGAGGTACTTTTGTGCAATCCAAAAAAATCATTCAAGATGCTGGTACTATTACAAGCTGGACTGAAGAAATGAAGTCAAAAGGCAAAACAATTGAGACAATTAACCTTCATATTAGTGAGATTGAGCCTTCCCGAAAATTAATCGGTGAATTAAAGCTAGATAAAGGAGAAAAGATTATATGTCTTAGAAGAATCCGCTGTGCTGATGGTGAGCCTATTGCCATCATGGTGAACTATATCCGTTCTAAATATGTACCTGGATTTCTCGAAAAAGGTCTTACAAAGGAATCTTTATACGAAGAGTTAGAGGTGGATTACCAAATACAACTAGAAAGTGCACGAGAAAGAATTCAGGCAAGAATTGCAACTGATTTAGAGGCAGTAGAATTACATATTCCTCCCTATTCAGCTGTTCTTCATATTACTAGGACGTCCTTTCTGCCAGATGGAACTCCCTTTGAAGTAGTAGAAATGACCAACCGCTCTGATCGATACCAATATGATATTCATTTAAATGGGAGAAACAAATACAAATCATAG
- a CDS encoding APC family permease: MSKSDDFSKVLSRADVIVLAFGAMIGWGWVVLSGDWISKAGSIGSMIAFFIGGIMVMFVGLVYSELTTALPKTGGAHHFAQAAFGSRAAFVVSWSILLGYVSVVAFEAVALPTVIEYIFPNYQVGYMWTIAGWDVYFSWVAVGMVGSIIVTWINFIGVKQAAVLQLILTVLLAVVGLSLIFGSAIGGEVKNMDPLFTGGMAGLMGVMIMTPFMFVGFDVIPQMAEEMNIPKKTVGKVLILSVALAVLWYILIILGVSLSLNEGQLKVASLPTADAMGAVFGSAVFSKILILGGIAGILTSWNAFIIGGSRVMYAMAQDGMLPKWFGQIHPKYKTPKNAILVIGLLATFCPLLGRPALVWLVDAGGLSIVIAYFIVSVSFVILRKTHPELQRPFQAGKSNIVGILASILSIGFIVLYMPGMPASLIWPYEWVLFGAWWIVGLIFFSRIPKMKSIDISTTTFKE, from the coding sequence ATGTCAAAGAGCGATGACTTTAGTAAAGTACTATCGCGTGCAGATGTTATTGTGCTAGCCTTTGGGGCAATGATTGGCTGGGGATGGGTCGTCTTATCAGGTGATTGGATTTCGAAGGCAGGATCAATAGGATCGATGATTGCCTTTTTTATTGGAGGCATCATGGTTATGTTTGTTGGATTGGTGTATTCGGAACTGACGACAGCATTGCCAAAGACAGGTGGTGCCCATCATTTTGCACAAGCAGCATTTGGTTCAAGAGCAGCCTTTGTTGTATCATGGTCTATTTTATTAGGCTATGTCTCAGTTGTAGCATTTGAGGCAGTTGCATTACCAACCGTTATTGAATATATATTTCCGAATTATCAAGTGGGTTATATGTGGACCATAGCTGGATGGGATGTTTATTTTTCCTGGGTAGCAGTCGGAATGGTTGGTTCGATTATTGTTACATGGATTAACTTTATTGGTGTAAAACAGGCAGCTGTTTTGCAACTTATCTTAACGGTTTTACTAGCCGTCGTTGGTCTTAGTTTAATTTTCGGTTCTGCGATTGGGGGAGAGGTAAAAAATATGGATCCCCTTTTCACTGGTGGGATGGCAGGATTAATGGGAGTAATGATTATGACTCCGTTTATGTTTGTAGGATTTGATGTTATTCCCCAAATGGCTGAAGAAATGAATATTCCTAAGAAAACAGTTGGTAAGGTCCTAATATTATCAGTTGCATTAGCGGTTCTTTGGTATATTCTCATTATTTTAGGTGTGTCATTATCTTTAAATGAGGGGCAGTTGAAAGTAGCTAGTCTACCTACAGCTGATGCAATGGGAGCCGTGTTTGGCTCTGCCGTGTTTTCAAAAATTTTAATACTCGGGGGGATTGCAGGGATTTTGACAAGCTGGAATGCTTTTATTATCGGTGGAAGTCGTGTGATGTATGCCATGGCACAAGACGGGATGCTTCCGAAATGGTTCGGTCAGATTCATCCAAAATATAAAACACCGAAGAATGCCATTTTGGTGATTGGATTACTTGCTACATTCTGTCCACTTCTTGGAAGACCTGCTTTAGTGTGGCTCGTAGATGCAGGTGGACTATCAATTGTCATCGCATACTTTATTGTTTCCGTTTCATTTGTCATTTTGAGAAAAACACACCCAGAACTTCAGCGGCCATTTCAAGCAGGGAAAAGTAATATTGTTGGTATTTTAGCTTCGATTTTGAGCATAGGATTTATCGTACTGTATATGCCAGGCATGCCGGCATCTCTTATCTGGCCCTATGAATGGGTGCTTTTTGGAGCATGGTGGATTGTTGGTCTGATCTTTTTCTCAAGAATTCCTAAAATGAAAAGTATCGATATTAGCACTACAACTTTTAAGGAGTGA
- a CDS encoding aspartate aminotransferase family protein yields MMKTDVHEMLIDLDKKHFIHPTSSLKQQHESGAPFIFSSGEGVYLTDTKGRKVLEGMSSLWNVNIGYGRKELAEAAYEQMSKLAFTNSFSSMSNEPAIRLAAKLAELAPGNLNAVFFTSGGSESNDTAYKLVRYYWKLKGLPDKKKIISQKKGYHGVNIGATSATGISPFHTLTNSPAPDFVHVDTFSIDSLKACIEKEGADNIAAFLTEPVQGAGGVNIAPEGYLQEVRAICDEHNILLIADEVITGFGRTGKMFACEHYSVVPDLLLFAKGVTSGYIPLGGVMVTDAIHRELVERSDGTLLHGYTYSGHATACAVGLKNIEILERENLVENSRLMGEELLNGFKELQMEFDFIGEVRALGLIGAIEMVHPITKQRFDSFIAPRVSEEAAKRGLIVRTVVFEGMDTVVFSPPLIINKQEVQELISIMRAALAAVQEEL; encoded by the coding sequence ATGATGAAAACAGATGTACATGAAATGTTAATTGATTTAGATAAGAAGCACTTTATTCACCCAACCTCTTCTTTAAAACAACAACATGAAAGCGGTGCTCCATTTATTTTTTCAAGTGGTGAGGGGGTATATTTAACAGATACGAAAGGGAGAAAAGTGCTTGAGGGGATGTCTTCACTTTGGAATGTAAATATTGGGTACGGGCGGAAGGAGCTTGCTGAAGCTGCATATGAGCAAATGTCAAAGCTTGCTTTTACAAATTCGTTCTCCTCAATGAGCAATGAACCTGCCATAAGACTGGCTGCAAAGCTTGCAGAATTAGCACCTGGTAATTTAAATGCCGTATTTTTTACGTCAGGTGGTTCTGAATCAAATGACACTGCTTATAAATTAGTACGTTATTATTGGAAGCTGAAAGGTTTACCAGATAAGAAAAAAATTATTTCACAGAAGAAAGGCTATCATGGTGTGAATATTGGGGCTACTAGTGCCACAGGAATTTCTCCATTCCATACATTGACGAATTCACCAGCACCAGATTTTGTTCATGTAGACACCTTTTCTATTGATTCACTTAAGGCATGTATTGAAAAGGAAGGGGCAGATAATATTGCTGCATTTCTTACTGAACCTGTGCAGGGAGCAGGTGGAGTCAATATCGCACCTGAAGGCTATCTTCAAGAAGTGCGAGCCATTTGTGATGAACATAATATTTTGCTCATTGCTGATGAAGTAATTACTGGCTTTGGCCGTACAGGAAAAATGTTCGCTTGTGAACATTATAGTGTTGTTCCTGATTTGCTGCTCTTTGCAAAAGGCGTCACAAGCGGCTATATTCCGCTTGGCGGTGTAATGGTTACTGATGCCATACACCGTGAACTAGTTGAACGCTCAGATGGCACCCTTCTACATGGATATACGTATAGTGGTCATGCGACTGCATGTGCAGTAGGTTTGAAAAATATTGAAATTCTTGAAAGAGAAAACTTAGTTGAAAATTCAAGATTAATGGGTGAGGAGCTACTCAACGGTTTTAAAGAATTACAGATGGAATTTGATTTTATCGGTGAGGTCCGCGCACTAGGTTTGATTGGCGCGATAGAAATGGTTCATCCTATAACTAAGCAGCGTTTTGATTCGTTCATAGCTCCACGGGTAAGTGAAGAGGCAGCTAAAAGAGGGTTAATCGTTCGTACAGTTGTTTTCGAAGGGATGGATACGGTAGTTTTTTCACCACCGCTTATTATTAATAAACAAGAGGTTCAAGAGCTTATTTCTATTATGCGTGCAGCCCTCGCTGCCGTTCAAGAAGAGTTGTAA
- a CDS encoding NAD-dependent succinate-semialdehyde dehydrogenase: MIVGQKEKGIFINGEWRDSYSGTVRAIINPATLEKLTEISYGGKEEALEAVEEAKAAFPSWSKKTARERSTFLYKAYEKMLENKEQLAQILTSEQGKPLTEARTEIESAASYLLWYAEEANRVYGEIIPSSKVNRRSLVIPQAIGVIAAITPWNFPASMVTRKLGPSLAAGCTVVLKPASQTPLTAMAIVKIFEEVGLPKGVLNLVSGDAKGVGEALTQSPDVRLITFTGSTEVGRELMKNSAQHIKKLSLELGGHAPILVMDDANLENAVDLTLASKFRNCGQTCICANRVYVHREIADSFVEKLAVKVKSMKIGNGIDEATVIGPMIDRNAVEKAAEHVEDAVHQGATIITGGKEWQGNLGGHFYEPTILVDVNDQMKVMNEETFGPVLPIETFDSIEEVIEKANQLPYGLAAYIMTESTNRVFQLSEALEYGIIGVNDVFPATAEAPFGGIKESGFGKEGGKEGIMEFVEMKYVSIGMTN, translated from the coding sequence ATGATAGTGGGACAAAAGGAAAAAGGAATTTTTATCAATGGGGAATGGCGTGATTCTTATTCCGGAACCGTTCGGGCGATTATAAATCCAGCAACATTAGAAAAGCTAACAGAAATTTCATATGGTGGGAAAGAAGAAGCATTGGAGGCTGTTGAGGAGGCAAAAGCAGCATTTCCTTCCTGGTCCAAAAAAACGGCAAGAGAGCGTTCGACATTTTTATATAAAGCATATGAAAAGATGCTTGAAAACAAGGAGCAGCTTGCTCAAATATTGACCTCGGAGCAGGGGAAGCCATTGACGGAGGCACGTACGGAAATTGAGTCTGCAGCAAGCTATTTATTATGGTATGCGGAGGAAGCGAATCGTGTATATGGGGAAATTATTCCGTCTTCAAAAGTAAATAGGCGATCACTTGTTATTCCACAGGCAATTGGTGTCATTGCAGCAATTACACCTTGGAATTTTCCAGCATCCATGGTCACTAGAAAATTAGGTCCATCCCTAGCGGCAGGTTGTACGGTTGTATTGAAGCCTGCTTCGCAAACTCCATTGACAGCAATGGCCATTGTAAAGATTTTTGAAGAGGTTGGTCTGCCAAAAGGAGTATTAAACTTAGTATCAGGTGATGCGAAAGGCGTTGGGGAGGCATTGACACAAAGTCCTGATGTACGCTTAATCACATTTACCGGTTCAACTGAAGTGGGGAGGGAGTTAATGAAGAACAGTGCCCAACATATTAAAAAGCTTTCTTTAGAGCTTGGTGGGCATGCCCCAATTCTGGTAATGGATGATGCGAATTTAGAGAATGCAGTTGACTTAACCCTTGCAAGTAAATTTAGAAACTGTGGGCAAACATGTATATGTGCCAATAGAGTGTATGTTCATAGGGAAATTGCGGATTCCTTTGTTGAAAAGCTTGCGGTTAAAGTGAAAAGTATGAAAATAGGCAATGGGATTGATGAAGCAACGGTGATTGGTCCAATGATTGATAGAAACGCAGTGGAAAAGGCAGCAGAGCATGTAGAGGATGCGGTTCATCAAGGTGCGACCATTATTACAGGAGGGAAGGAATGGCAAGGAAATTTAGGCGGACATTTCTATGAACCTACTATTCTTGTTGATGTTAATGATCAAATGAAGGTAATGAACGAGGAAACATTCGGACCGGTTCTACCAATAGAAACATTTGATTCAATTGAAGAGGTGATAGAAAAAGCAAATCAACTACCATATGGCTTAGCGGCTTATATCATGACTGAAAGTACAAATCGAGTCTTTCAGCTATCAGAAGCCCTTGAATACGGCATTATCGGTGTAAATGACGTATTCCCCGCCACCGCCGAAGCCCCATTCGGAGGCATCAAAGAATCAGGATTTGGAAAAGAAGGCGGCAAAGAAGGAATAATGGAATTCGTCGAAATGAAATACGTCTCCATAGGGATGACTAACTAA